The proteins below come from a single Papaver somniferum cultivar HN1 chromosome 11, ASM357369v1, whole genome shotgun sequence genomic window:
- the LOC113322023 gene encoding uncharacterized protein LOC113322023, which translates to MLLLRTYANVISEPNSELGYHLDLLIECSNVFGRVRNGYKHVFSKLLEDKPQRNNVLCSVSESHVTMKYESGNADGLILQILVNSKWSFMGNVGFLNLQLRYFLLTTPACVRRSLIIAGRVIDKGRLLELIMSTKFFLDTLSPRIIILQGSKMIAEYSGYVFLLLQNGGSLEACELLAKILQKVNVHILCSNLILHMTREDKSGKAQELFYQLLVGDNSPIQMEGALQQLKKMETLFPVSVILQVWKLTILQKYNCLVFSSQLSFIVITLGLWRMRIGSGYILVIVEFPLGVPISMGCGSNRWWEYHQIWQGLIKNSNVELSLTQYRDEHRNMGLEPSTLTEQSHHNIRIAIVVWGVGAERYSISACYLIRNCQQCSFLVFSPPSLVYTDDCTGENYCFVAALTLIFVVLKMSLVGCNNYGRLKLLGHYLSKRSQRQLKTNREEVIFPRKEWQVKVCVLIA; encoded by the exons ATGTTATTGCTTAGAACCTATGCAAATGTTATTTCTGAGCCTAATTCTGAACTTGGGTACCATCTGGATTTGTTAATTGAGTGTTCAAATGTGTTTGGAAGGGTAAGAAATGGATACAAGCATGTTTTCAGCAAGCTCCTTGAAGATAAGCCACAACGGAATAATGTTCTTTGCAGTGTTTCGGAATCTCATGTGACAATGAAATATGAGTCTGGCAATGCAGATGGACTAATTCTTCAGATTCTTGTCAACAGTAAATGGAGTTTCATGGGAAATGTGGGCTTTCTAAATTTACAGTTGAGATATTTTTTACTCACGACCCCTGCTTGTGTACGAAGAAGTTTGATCATTGCTGGAAGAGTAATTGATAAAGGCAGGTTGCTGGAGTTGATCATGAGTACTAAGTTTTTCCTGGATACTCTCAGTCCTCGTATTATTATTCTTCAGGGTTCAAAAATGATAGCTGAATACAGTGGGTATGTGTTTTTATTGTTACAAAATGGTGGCAGCTTAGAGGCTTGCGAGTTGTTGGCTAAAATCTTGCAGAAAGTTAATGTTCATATTCTATGTTCTAATTTGATACTTCATATGACAAGGGAAGATAAATCTGGCAAGGCTCAAGAACTTTTTTATCAGTTGCTTGTTGGAGATAATAGTCCTATTCAAATGGAAGGAGCCTTACAACAACTCAAGAAGATGGAAACTCTCTTCCCAGTTAGTGTTATACTTCAAGTATGGAAACTGACCATTCTACAGAAATAcaactgtttggttttctcaTCTCAGCTTAGTTTCATCGTAATCACTCTCGGATTATGGAGAATGAGAATTGGCAGTGGTTATATACTAGTTATCGTTGAGTTTCCACTAGGAGTACCTATATCTATGGGTT GTGGGAGTAATAGATGGTGGGAGTACCATCAGATTTGGCAGGGGCTTATAAAAAACTCAAATGTGGAGTTGTCACTTACTCAATACAGAGACGAACATAGGAACATGGGTTTGGAGCCAAGTACACTCACTGAACAAAGTCACCACAACATAAGAATTGCCATTGTTGTATGGGGTGTTGGTGCTGAGCGCTATAGTATTTCAGCTTGTTATCTTATTCGAAATTGTCAGCAGTGTTCCTTCTTGGTATTCAGTCCTCCATCTTTAGTTTACACAGATGATTGTACAGGTGAAAATTATTGCTTCGTTGCTGCATTGACTCTTATCTTTGTAGTTCTGAAAATGAGTTTGGTGGGATGTAATAACTATGGCAGATTAAAATTATTGGGACACTACTTGTCGAAAAGAAGCCAAAGGCAGCTGAAGACCAACAGGGAAGAAGTTATCTTTCCAAGAAAAGAATGGCAAGTGAAAGTTTGCGTGTTGATTGCATAG